AGTGATTGCAAAGGGAGTTGATTTCTTAGCTCAAAAGATTAAAGAGGTTGCCAAAAAACATGGGATTCCCATCTATGAGGATCCCCCTCTGGCACAAATTTTGTATAAAAAAGTAGAGGTAGGGGAATACATACCTGAGGATCTATATCAGGTAGTGGCTAAAATTTTAGCTTATGTTTATAAAATGAAAAAGAAAAAATGGAGCTAATAATTAATGGATAGGACATTTACTTTAAAGAATCTTTTAGATTTTTATAGTATTACCGCTGTTATAGGTGTAATCTTACTTTTTGCTTTGATTATTTTCCCCTTGCCCCGTCTTTTGATAGACCTTGCCCTCTCCCTTAACTTTTCTATAGGTCTTCTTATCCTCATCATGGCCATGCAGGTTAATAAACCCCTTGATTTTACGGCCTTTCCTTCTTTGCTTCTCCTTACTACCCTCTTTAGGCTTACTATGAATATTGCTACAACCCGGGTAATTCTTCTCCGAGGGCATGAGGGAACAGATGCTGCAGGGCATCTTATTAAAAGCTTTGGGGAGTTTGTGGTAGGAGGAAACTTTGTTGTTGGTTTCATAGTCTTTCTTATTTTGGTTTTAATAAATTTTGTGGTTATCACCAAAGGTGCAGGGAGAATTGCTGAGGTAGCGGCAAGATTTACCTTAGATGCCATGCCAGGGAAACAGATGGCCATTGATGCTGACCTTAATGCAGGGCTTATTGATGAAAGGGAAGCCCGTAGAAGAAGGGAAGAGATTGCCAAGGAAGCTGAATTTTATGGAGCCATGGATGGTGCTTCCAAATTTATCCGGGGAGAGGCCATTGCAGGGCTGATTATTACAGTTATAAATATAATAGGGGGAATTCTTATTGGCACCCTTCAGAGGGGACTTGATCTTTCAACCTCAGCCAAGACTTACACCATTTTGACCATTGGAGATGGTCTGGTAGCTCAACTTCCAGCCATTGTAGTCTCTACCTCAGCAGGTATTATAGTGAGTAGGGCAGCTGCTGAGGCTGGTATGGGGAGAGATATAGCTAAACAGTTTGCCCTAAGGCCTGAGGCCATGTTTTTAGCCTCAGGGGCAGTTTTAGCTTTAGGACTAATACCCGGGCTTCCCTTTTTCCCCTTTTTTGTCTTTGCCCTTTTTCTTTTCTCTCTTGGTTTTATCTCTTATAGACATCTAAGGAAAGAAGAGGTAAAGCCCATAGAAGAGGCTCCTCCTCCACCACCTGAGGTGGAAGAGGTGCGTCCGGTTGAGCTTCTTGCAGTGGAACTTGGTTATGCTTTGATTTATTTAGCGGATGAAGCTCAGGGAGGAGACCTCCTTGAAAGGATAAAAAATCTTCGAAAACAGATGGCTCAGGAGCTTGGTATCATGATACCCTCTGTGCATGTTAGAGATAATCTTTCTTTAAAGCCCGGAGAGTATCAGATTCTCATTAAGGGAGTTGAAATAGCCAAGGGAGAACTCTTACCCAATTATTACTTAGCTATACCCCCCAGTCCTGATCTTTTGCCTCCTGAAGGAGCAATCCCCACTACTGAACCTACTTTTGGAATGAGGGCTTATTTCCTCCCAGAGGAGCTTAAAGATTCTGCTGAAATGGCAGGGTTTACTGTAGTTAATCTCT
This window of the Caldimicrobium thiodismutans genome carries:
- the flhA gene encoding flagellar biosynthesis protein FlhA — its product is MDRTFTLKNLLDFYSITAVIGVILLFALIIFPLPRLLIDLALSLNFSIGLLILIMAMQVNKPLDFTAFPSLLLLTTLFRLTMNIATTRVILLRGHEGTDAAGHLIKSFGEFVVGGNFVVGFIVFLILVLINFVVITKGAGRIAEVAARFTLDAMPGKQMAIDADLNAGLIDEREARRRREEIAKEAEFYGAMDGASKFIRGEAIAGLIITVINIIGGILIGTLQRGLDLSTSAKTYTILTIGDGLVAQLPAIVVSTSAGIIVSRAAAEAGMGRDIAKQFALRPEAMFLASGAVLALGLIPGLPFFPFFVFALFLFSLGFISYRHLRKEEVKPIEEAPPPPPEVEEVRPVELLAVELGYALIYLADEAQGGDLLERIKNLRKQMAQELGIMIPSVHVRDNLSLKPGEYQILIKGVEIAKGELLPNYYLAIPPSPDLLPPEGAIPTTEPTFGMRAYFLPEELKDSAEMAGFTVVNLSTVITTHLSEVIKTYADELLTKQEVQKIIDTMNKYYPKLVEETLNAVNLTTIQKVLQNLVKEGIPLKDMVTIFEGISDYGSSVKDPDILTEYVRQRLSRFIVKPYIVEGKLPTILVGDDIEEIMKKSLQRTEQGVFLMIDPKIGSKIVASLSQAVERVGQKNLLPVILCGPTIRRHLRKLIERTLRYVPVLSQAEIPGEVQVEILEVVRLVRE